From the bacterium genome, one window contains:
- a CDS encoding MaoC family dehydratase N-terminal domain-containing protein, producing the protein MGSRITPEVAALEGKTHGPFRVRVEAGAIRKFADAIGDPNPAYRGENPVAPPTFPTTFRSEDPYPDVPEGFGDVGLHASQCYEFERPLRAGDELDVSFTVKRVYEKGGSSGDLVFLEREYDIRDARSGEKIGGGQWVSLRRFNK; encoded by the coding sequence ATGGGCAGCCGCATTACGCCCGAGGTGGCGGCGCTTGAGGGAAAAACCCACGGGCCGTTCCGGGTCCGCGTGGAGGCGGGCGCCATCCGGAAATTCGCCGACGCCATCGGCGATCCGAATCCCGCCTACCGGGGCGAGAACCCGGTAGCGCCGCCGACGTTTCCCACCACCTTTCGCTCCGAGGACCCGTATCCGGATGTGCCCGAAGGTTTTGGCGACGTGGGGCTTCATGCCTCTCAGTGCTATGAGTTCGAGCGCCCCCTCCGGGCGGGCGATGAGCTGGACGTGTCCTTCACCGTGAAGCGTGTCTACGAGAAAGGCGGCAGCTCGGGCGATCTCGTTTTCCTCGAGCGTGAGTATGACATTCGCGACGCCCGCAGCGGGGAAAAGATCGGCGGGGGACAGTGGGTCAGTCTCCGCCGCTTCAACAAGTAG